DNA from Campylobacter sp. RM5004:
GCTCTAATCTTCGCTCTAAATTTCTTGGCATCATATCAGCACTGCTTATATAATACTGCGGAGTTGCGTGTTTAAAATAAAAAATTCTAGCATGCTCAAGATATTTTCCAACTATACTTCTTACTCTTATGTTTTCACTAAAGCCTTTAAGATTTGGCTTAAGACAACAAATCCCACGAACGATTAAATCTATACTAACACCCTTATTTGATGCTTCATAAAGTGCTTTTATGATATCTTCATCAACAAGTGAGTTCATCTTCATTATGATTTCGCCTTTTTTACCTGCTAGGCTTTCAGTTTTAATCATTTTTAAAATCTGCTCTTTTATTTGAAATGGACTCATTGATAAAGTCTTTAAACGCTTGTTTTTACAATACCCCGTAAGTATGTTAAAAAACGCTGTTATATCGGTATTTGCAATATCAAAATTAGAAGTAAAAAAGCTTACATCTGTATAAACCTTAGCTGATACGCCGTTATAATTGCCTGTTCCTAAATGTGCATAAAACTTAAGAGTTCCATCATCTAGCTGGCGTATTACTTGAGTAATTTTTGCATGAACTTTAAAACCTGCTATTCCATATACTACATGAGCTCCTGCATTTTCTAGCTCTTTTGCCCAATAAAGGTTGTTTTCTTCATCAAAACGAGCCTTTAACTCAACCATAACAGTAACTTGCTTACCATCGTTTGCAGCGTCCATTAAAGCTTTTATAATTTGGCTATTCTTTTCTAAGCGATAAAGCGTCATTCTAATAGAAATTACTTTAGGATCTTTGCTAGCTTCTTTGATAAAACTTGCAACCGGATCAAAGCTCTCATATGGTTGATAACACAAAATATCTTGCTTATCAATTACTTCAAATACGCTTACATTCTCATCAAATGGTGGCAAAATCTTTGGCACATAAGATGCGTGGCATAAATGGCTTAATTGTTTATTATTTACGATTTGTAGCATTGATGAAAGTGCAAGTGGGGTTTTGTATTCGTAAATGTCTTTATTAAATACTTTAAGATGCATACTTAAAAAGTTTTTTATCTCTTCACTTGCACCATTTTCTATTTGAATTCTTACATAAGCACCTTTTCTTCTAAGCTTTAAGCCTTGCTCAAGCAACATCATGAAATCATCTGCTTCTTCTTCTTCAATAATAATATCAGCATTTCTAGTAACCCTAAAAGCAGCACTTTCTACCATTGTAAAACCTGGAAAAATATCTTCTAAATGCTCTTTTACAACGCTTTCAATAGGAACGAAAAGCCCTCTATCAGCTTCAAAAAATCTAGGCAATACTCTAGGAATTCTAACCATTGCAAACTTATCATGCTTTTCATCTTCGCTTTTTAGCTTTACAGCTAATGAAAAAGATAAATTATTAAGCGGTGGAAATGGGTGAGTTGAATCCACTGCAATAGGAACGATAACAGGCATTATTGTGCTAAAGAAATACTCTTTTGCTCTTCCTTTTTGATTTCTAGTCAAATCATTGTAGCTTTTAAGCTCAACCCCTGCTGTTGCTAACTCGCTCATTATTTGAAAATAGTTTTTTTCTAAAGTATCTTTTTCATCATGCAAATAATCTCTAATAGCATTTAATTGCTCAAGCGGTGGGAGTTCATTTTGTGGAACAACACCAGCTGCAAAAAGTTGCTTAAGCCCAGCAACCCTAATCATATAAAACTCATCTAAGTTAGTGCAATATATGCTAATAAATCTTAATTTTTCAAGAAGTGGGATTTTTTTATTACATTGATCAAGCACCCTTGAATTAAACTTAAGCCAAGATAATTCCCTATTAAATACCAATTCCTTCTTCATTTTCATCCTTTATACTATAAAGCCACTTGCTACTACTAAATCACCTTGATAAAATACTGCTAATTGTCCCTTCGCTAAAGCATATACGCTTTCTTCTAATAATACCTTTTTTTCTTTTTTGATTAATTTACAAGGAACTTCTTTTGTGTTATATCTAATTTTTACTTTACATTCTAGCTCATCAAAATCGCAAAATGCGTTTATATTTCCTAATTCAAATTCTTTTACAAATAATTCTTCTTTAGAGCCTACTATTATTTCATTTGCTTTTGCGTCTATTTTTAGAACATAATGCGGGGTTAATGCACCCTTTACGCTAAATCCACGCCTTTTGCCGATAGTATAATGCATATAGCCATCATGCTCTCCTACGATTTCGCCTTTTGTATTTTTTACAAAGCCTTTTTGATTAACCTCTACATGCTCTTTTAAAACATCGGTGTAGTTTGTAGTTACAAAGCATATTTCTGAGCTTTCCTTTTGCTCGCTAATAGACTTTAGCATAGGGATTTTTAGGGCTTGTTCTTTTATGTCTTTTTTAAACTTATCCCCTAAAGGAAAAAGCACATCTTCTAAACTTTGCTTAGTTACATTTGCTAGAAAATATGTTTGGTCTTTACTTAAATCGATGGCTTTTTTAAGCATGCCATTTTCAATTTGAGCGTAATGTCCTGTTGCTAGTTTTGCATTTTTGCTCTTTGCGTGATCTAATAAAGCTCCTAATTTTATATTTTTATTACATAAAGCACATGGGTTTGGAGTAAGTCCTGCTTCGTAGGTTTTAATAAAAGGATTAAATACAGCATCGTTAAATTCTTTAGTAAAATCAAGCACTTCATAAGATATTCCTAAAAAATCAGCAACCCTTTGTCCGTTTTCTATGTTTTTTTCGTGATAATTAGGGCGGCCGTGTAATTTCATATAAACACCGCTTACATTAAAACCTTTTTCTTTAAGCATAAGAGCCGTATAAGAGCTATCAACCCCACCACTCATTGCTAAAACTACATTCATATAATTTCCTTTCCATCTAAATACATATTTTTAATTTCTTGTGTTCTTAATATAATTTGAGCTAGTAAATTATCATTTAAATATCCAAAATCATCTAAAATGATAAAATCAGCACTAGCACCTTTGCTAAATGGCTTTAAACCATCTAAAAACAAATGAGAATTATCAAAACAAACAGCCTTATAAAGTAGAAAAGCTAGTTCATTTAATTCAAAATCACTTTGTATATATAAAAAGGCTCTAAGCTCATCAAACATATTTAAAGTATTGTTTGAGCTAAGCCCATCTGTTCCTAAACTAAAGTTTAATTTATTTTCTAAAAGATTTTTAAACCTTAATGCACGAGAGCCTAAAAACCTATTAGACCTAGGGCAAGACGTTATTATGTGATGAGATTTAAAAATACTAAAATCATCAACATAATTACAATGTGTAAAAATCGCCTTTAAATCATCAAATCCGCTTAAAAAATCCTTTGTAATTAAGCTCGGATTAAATCTTGCTAGATATGAACTAAGATTATTTTTATATCCTTTTAAATGCTCTAATTCATAAGGACTTTCTAAATAATGAGTGCTTATTAATAAATCATTTTTTTTAGCAAAATTAATAGCATAATCATAAGTCTTATCGCAAATTGAATAAGGGCTATGCAATGAAATATGATTGTTTAAATTTGAAAATCTTGAAAATCTTTCTTCAAAAAAATCAATATTTTTAGATATTGCTTCATCATTTGCACCTAAAATCTCATGAAAAATTATGCTCTTTATTGGGCTTTCTGATAGGCTTTCAAGGTTTGCACCAAAACTAGAAATCTCTCCTAAATACCCTACTCCGCTTTTTAGCATAATATTAATTTGATTTTTTATTTCTTGATTTAATTTATCTTTATCATAATTTTGTCTATTTGCAATTATGCTTTCAAGCCATTTTGCAAAATCTCCATAATAAAGTCTTGATAAACAAAACTCTAAATGTGAATGCAAATTACACAAAACTGGACTTATTATAAACTCGCTTTTGTCTATAATATGAGCGTTTTTGTATTCTTTAATAGCTTCATCAAAATCACATATTTTTATAATTTTTTCATCAAATACTAAAGTCTTATTAATCTGCAAAAAATCATCACGGCTAAAGTCTAAAATAGCCTTAGTTTTCATAATTTTAATCATTTTAATCCTTTATGAAATATTACGGAATTTTTTTAAATAAATGTTGTAAAAAATAGGATAAAATAAATCTTTTTATACAAAAGGAATTTGAAATAGGATTTAATTTCCTATTTCAAATTCTCTTAACATTTTTATTCCGTCTTCATCAAAATAGTAATTTTTAAGTATTTTTTGATATTTAAAGCCTAATTTTTCGTATAATCTAATGGCTTTTTCATTGCTTTTTCTAACTTCTAAATAAATCTTTTTATTTGAATTATTTATAATATTTTCACAAAGCTTAGTTGCTAAACTCATATTTTGATAATTTTTATCTACTGCTAAAGAATATATTCTAATGCTGTTTTTATAAGTTATGCTTAGAATATATGCTACAACTTTTTCATCTTTTAAATAGATTAAAATATTTTCTTTTTTTATGTGATATAAAAAATTCGCCCTACTTAATTTAAAACAATCATTTTTAAAACACATCTCTTCTAAATAAAGCAATGAATCTAAATGATTTTTATTAGCTTTTATAATCATAATTTTTGATAAATTGTGTATTTTGGAATGATTTTTTCTGGGCGATAAGACATTTTTACTTTTTTTAGATTTTCAAATCCCATATCATCACCTACATTTATGTATTTACAATCAAATTTATCTTTTAAATATTTTGAAAATTCTCTGAAAATAAATTGAGCGCAGCCTAATACTTCAAAATCTGTTTTTTCAATCAAAACACTTGCTGTATCACTGCAAATCTTTTCTCCGATTGTAAAGCCTTTCAATTCATCGTTAATATAAATTACTAGACCAACTAAGCCAAGTGCTTCATAATCTTGCAAACATCTTTTAATTGCTAATCTTTCTTGATAAATACCATCTAAGAACGCATCAACTTCAGCTTTTGGCACATATTTTATTCTATCGCTTACCCATTTATCAAATAATATTCTTATATCTTCGCTGTGTTTTTTGCAATCTAAAACTTCTACTAAGTAATTAGGATAAACTCTTTTAAATTTATTAATTTCTGTTCTTTTTGTATGATAAGAATTGCCTTTTAGCTCTATTAAATCATCACTTACATAAATGTAATCTGCTAATTTTTTTTCTATTACATAATTATCAAGAGAGCTAAAAATAACCTCTCCTTCATTTGTGTAAGTAATAAAACCTTCTAAAAAACTATCACATACATACTCAATTCTTGAATAATAATTAGATGAATTATTTTCATTCATAATCTTAAAACATTCAGGAATACTCTCATAACAATCTTTTGGCTTGCCAAGTGGCGGTAATAACATAGAAAGCTCTCCACCATTCATAACAAATAAGCAAAATGTATTATTAATAATCGCATAAAAACCGCTAGATTTTGATAGCCAAATATAATTAGCACAAAATGAATAATCACTTACATTTACATCAAAATCATTTAAATATTGCTGCATTAAATCCTTAGCTTTTAAATCAAAAGCTTTTAAAGTATAGTCTTGAACTTTTATTTCCGCCATTAATTTTCCTTGTTTAAAAAATGCGCGAATTATAAATGTATAAAGTAAAATAATAAAGCGTTTTTTTAGTTATTTTGGATTTGCTGTCTAAAAAGTTCAAAAATTGAAAATTTAGCTATTTTTGTTTCTATTTTTTTATTTGTATATTTTGAAACATAAGTTGATTTTGGCAATATTAAAGTAAGTTTTTTAAGCTTTGAAATAAATCTTTCTCTTTCGTGCTTATCTTCATTTATTAAACCATATAATATATTTTTAAACTCTGAATAATCATTTCCTATTGAATATAAATAGCCTAAAGCTTCATACCTTTCCATAGGAATTACCGTGTATGATACTTCACACTTGCTAATTTTATTTATTTTATCATTGCTAATTTCATTTATTTCATGAATTTGAAAAATCTTGCTAAAAATCATAGCATCAATATCACTAAATGCTAATTGTAAAGCTGTTAAGCTCTTTTGTTTAAATTGCTCAACGCTTTCAAATTGCAAACAGCTATAATCTTGTTTAGCAAATAATTTCATATTAAATATAGTAAGAATTATAATTAATACTTTTAAAATCTTCATTCTCTTTCTTAATTTATTGATTATTAAATAAATATTTATTTTATTAATTAATTATAAACATGTAAAGTTTAATTATGGAATTTATTTTGAGTTTTCAAAATATCATTTGATATAAGATACTCTAAAGCTTCTTTTGAATAATCTAAAAAACTTTGTAATTCCTTTTCTTCTTCTTTACTAAAATTATCTAAAACATAATTAATAACTTCATATTTAAATTGAGGCTTTCCAATACCAAGCCTTACCCTTTCATACTCATTTCCTATTAAAGCATCAATAGATTTTAATCCATTATGCCCTCCTGAGCTACCACCTTTTTTAATCTTTAATTTGCAAAATCCAATATCCATTTCATCATGACAAACAATAATTCTCTCAGGCTTATAAAAATCTACAACTTTTTTAACACTTTCACCTGAATTATTCATATAAGTTAATGGTTTTAACAATAATAAATCTTGTTTTTTATACAATTCTGCGTTGCAATTAAGATTTTGTTTTTTAAAAGAAGAATCAAGTATTTTATCAATTAACATAAAGCCTAGGTTGTGGCGAGTATTTTTGTATTTCTCGCCAGGATTTCCTAGACCTACGACTAAAATCATCTAGCTTTTTCTACTCCAACAACAGCTACACGACCTGCGTCAATAATTTTTACATTATCAGCAACTTTAATATCTCTTACAAGTAAAGCATCGCCAACATCTAAATCAGTTACATCTAATTCAAAGAAATTAGGTAAGTTTTCTGCTTTGCACTTAACTTTTAAACGGCGTTTTGATTGAATTAAAACACCTTTATTTTTAAGACCTTTTGCAGTTCCAACAACTTTTACTGGAACCATATAAAAGCTCTCTACACCTTTTAAAGCTAATTTTAAATCAACGTGCTTAATTTCACTTGTTACTGGGTGGTGTTGATAATCAACGATTACAACTTCATAAACTTTTCCATCAACTTTAACTGGGAAAATTAATCCGTCTTTTTTGCGAACTTCTTTAATAAATTCGTTTGTCTTAAACACTGCGTGAATGTTTTCAACACCTTTTCCATAGATATTTGCAATTAGCATACCATCTTGTCTAGCAGCTTTAGCTGACTTTCTACCAATACTCTGTCTAATTTGTCCTTCTAACATAAAATGTCCTTTCATAAAAAATAAGCGTTTATATTATCTTAAAATATTTAATATAAATTATTTTTGTTCTTCTTTTTCTTCTTTTTGTGCTAATTTAAATTGAAAACCTACACTTGCACTTGTTTGAGTTTTCTTAGCTTCACCAAATTTATAACCATCAATTAAAACTTTCAAATCGTTTGCATTACTTGCTTTATCATAAGCTTCTTCTTCAGTAATTCTGCCATTTTTATATAAAGTTAATAAATGCTGGTCAAAACTTTGCATTTTCATAGTGCCTTCTTTTAAAACATCTCCTATTGAGTTTTCTCTACCTTCTAAAATAAGCCTTTTAATACGCTCATTACCTCTTAAAACTTCAATAGCTGCAGTTCTTTTACCATCAGTTGTTTTACATAATCTTTGAGAAATTACAGCTCTTAAAACGCCTGAAAATGAACTTCTAATTCTGTTTTGCTCTTCCTTAGGAAACATTCCTAAAACCCTGTTTAAAGTCTCTTGAGCATTAATTGTATGCAGTGTGCTTAATACTAAGTGTCCAGTTTCTGCTGCGTGCATTGCTACTTCAATAGTCTCTAAATCTCTCATCTCACCAACTAAAATAATATCAGGGTCTTCTCTAAGA
Protein-coding regions in this window:
- a CDS encoding 50S ribosomal protein L25/general stress protein Ctc, coding for MLEGQIRQSIGRKSAKAARQDGMLIANIYGKGVENIHAVFKTNEFIKEVRKKDGLIFPVKVDGKVYEVVIVDYQHHPVTSEIKHVDLKLALKGVESFYMVPVKVVGTAKGLKNKGVLIQSKRRLKVKCKAENLPNFFELDVTDLDVGDALLVRDIKVADNVKIIDAGRVAVVGVEKAR
- a CDS encoding amidohydrolase family protein yields the protein MIKIMKTKAILDFSRDDFLQINKTLVFDEKIIKICDFDEAIKEYKNAHIIDKSEFIISPVLCNLHSHLEFCLSRLYYGDFAKWLESIIANRQNYDKDKLNQEIKNQINIMLKSGVGYLGEISSFGANLESLSESPIKSIIFHEILGANDEAISKNIDFFEERFSRFSNLNNHISLHSPYSICDKTYDYAINFAKKNDLLISTHYLESPYELEHLKGYKNNLSSYLARFNPSLITKDFLSGFDDLKAIFTHCNYVDDFSIFKSHHIITSCPRSNRFLGSRALRFKNLLENKLNFSLGTDGLSSNNTLNMFDELRAFLYIQSDFELNELAFLLYKAVCFDNSHLFLDGLKPFSKGASADFIILDDFGYLNDNLLAQIILRTQEIKNMYLDGKEII
- a CDS encoding RNA degradosome polyphosphate kinase; its protein translation is MKMKKELVFNRELSWLKFNSRVLDQCNKKIPLLEKLRFISIYCTNLDEFYMIRVAGLKQLFAAGVVPQNELPPLEQLNAIRDYLHDEKDTLEKNYFQIMSELATAGVELKSYNDLTRNQKGRAKEYFFSTIMPVIVPIAVDSTHPFPPLNNLSFSLAVKLKSEDEKHDKFAMVRIPRVLPRFFEADRGLFVPIESVVKEHLEDIFPGFTMVESAAFRVTRNADIIIEEEEADDFMMLLEQGLKLRRKGAYVRIQIENGASEEIKNFLSMHLKVFNKDIYEYKTPLALSSMLQIVNNKQLSHLCHASYVPKILPPFDENVSVFEVIDKQDILCYQPYESFDPVASFIKEASKDPKVISIRMTLYRLEKNSQIIKALMDAANDGKQVTVMVELKARFDEENNLYWAKELENAGAHVVYGIAGFKVHAKITQVIRQLDDGTLKFYAHLGTGNYNGVSAKVYTDVSFFTSNFDIANTDITAFFNILTGYCKNKRLKTLSMSPFQIKEQILKMIKTESLAGKKGEIIMKMNSLVDEDIIKALYEASNKGVSIDLIVRGICCLKPNLKGFSENIRVRSIVGKYLEHARIFYFKHATPQYYISSADMMPRNLERRLELMTPILNESLHAKLAEILRLQLSDNQLAYTLDENGVYTKVQKDEKALDSQETFENYVSGIYKSFKKGRDKAKANQMAQKFFREN
- a CDS encoding N-acetyltransferase, which produces MIIKANKNHLDSLLYLEEMCFKNDCFKLSRANFLYHIKKENILIYLKDEKVVAYILSITYKNSIRIYSLAVDKNYQNMSLATKLCENIINNSNKKIYLEVRKSNEKAIRLYEKLGFKYQKILKNYYFDEDGIKMLREFEIGN
- the pth gene encoding aminoacyl-tRNA hydrolase, whose translation is MILVVGLGNPGEKYKNTRHNLGFMLIDKILDSSFKKQNLNCNAELYKKQDLLLLKPLTYMNNSGESVKKVVDFYKPERIIVCHDEMDIGFCKLKIKKGGSSGGHNGLKSIDALIGNEYERVRLGIGKPQFKYEVINYVLDNFSKEEEKELQSFLDYSKEALEYLISNDILKTQNKFHN
- a CDS encoding phosphatidylglycerol lysyltransferase domain-containing protein; the encoded protein is MAEIKVQDYTLKAFDLKAKDLMQQYLNDFDVNVSDYSFCANYIWLSKSSGFYAIINNTFCLFVMNGGELSMLLPPLGKPKDCYESIPECFKIMNENNSSNYYSRIEYVCDSFLEGFITYTNEGEVIFSSLDNYVIEKKLADYIYVSDDLIELKGNSYHTKRTEINKFKRVYPNYLVEVLDCKKHSEDIRILFDKWVSDRIKYVPKAEVDAFLDGIYQERLAIKRCLQDYEALGLVGLVIYINDELKGFTIGEKICSDTASVLIEKTDFEVLGCAQFIFREFSKYLKDKFDCKYINVGDDMGFENLKKVKMSYRPEKIIPKYTIYQKL
- the mnmA gene encoding tRNA 2-thiouridine(34) synthase MnmA, which produces MNVVLAMSGGVDSSYTALMLKEKGFNVSGVYMKLHGRPNYHEKNIENGQRVADFLGISYEVLDFTKEFNDAVFNPFIKTYEAGLTPNPCALCNKNIKLGALLDHAKSKNAKLATGHYAQIENGMLKKAIDLSKDQTYFLANVTKQSLEDVLFPLGDKFKKDIKEQALKIPMLKSISEQKESSEICFVTTNYTDVLKEHVEVNQKGFVKNTKGEIVGEHDGYMHYTIGKRRGFSVKGALTPHYVLKIDAKANEIIVGSKEELFVKEFELGNINAFCDFDELECKVKIRYNTKEVPCKLIKKEKKVLLEESVYALAKGQLAVFYQGDLVVASGFIV